The following coding sequences lie in one Silvanigrella aquatica genomic window:
- a CDS encoding NAD(P)H-dependent oxidoreductase subunit E — MPYFSPELTKIIEGFLKRYETKRSSILPILHAVQDEKDWISDQDIDALEKEFGLSVIDVREVMTFYTMYRKSPPKPYRFEICKSISCWLMGANESIEAVKKEIEKAKKEGRELPFEVHGVECLGQCGYAPSTLINKDRHNNVTPEKALALIKEYSAKELPKAAVNCAANLAASQKK; from the coding sequence ATGCCATATTTTTCTCCAGAATTAACTAAAATCATAGAAGGCTTTTTAAAGCGCTATGAAACAAAACGTTCCAGTATTCTTCCTATTCTTCATGCTGTTCAAGATGAAAAAGATTGGATATCGGATCAAGACATCGATGCTCTTGAAAAAGAATTTGGTTTATCGGTTATTGATGTTCGTGAAGTGATGACTTTTTATACCATGTACAGAAAATCACCACCCAAACCTTATCGCTTTGAAATTTGTAAGAGCATTTCATGTTGGTTGATGGGGGCAAACGAATCTATTGAAGCTGTAAAAAAAGAAATTGAAAAAGCGAAAAAAGAAGGTAGAGAACTCCCCTTTGAAGTTCATGGCGTCGAATGTTTGGGACAATGTGGTTATGCTCCATCAACTTTAATTAACAAAGATCGACATAATAACGTAACGCCCGAAAAAGCGCTGGCACTTATTAAAGAATATAGTGCAAAAGAATTGCCAAAAGCTGCTGTCAATTGTGCCGCAAATCTTGCAGCTTCTCAAAAGAAATAA
- a CDS encoding NuoI/complex I 23 kDa subunit family protein — protein MGYINVSKDPQKSLKNGYLATTLLGLGQTISVFAKQLLKLEESVTIQWPEVEYQYSERFKGAHFLTKRPDGQVRCTACFLCATNCPAQCITIVAGQSSDKGIEKFPLRFEIDILRCVFCGYCEEACPVDAIRLGSEYSMAGLPEQKWVYTKDYLLNRPENKKRLGDKQISKKEENVKDPSVESKLPHIHRTGSGH, from the coding sequence ATGGGATATATTAATGTATCAAAAGATCCTCAAAAAAGTTTGAAAAACGGATATCTTGCAACAACGTTGCTTGGTTTAGGACAAACTATTTCTGTTTTTGCAAAACAACTTTTGAAGCTGGAAGAATCTGTGACTATCCAATGGCCAGAAGTAGAATATCAATACTCTGAACGCTTTAAAGGCGCCCACTTTTTAACGAAACGTCCTGACGGACAAGTGCGCTGCACAGCCTGTTTCTTGTGTGCGACAAACTGTCCCGCTCAATGCATTACCATTGTGGCAGGTCAATCCTCTGATAAAGGAATTGAAAAGTTTCCTTTGCGTTTCGAAATTGATATTTTGCGTTGTGTATTTTGCGGTTATTGTGAAGAAGCATGTCCTGTGGATGCCATTCGTTTGGGTTCAGAATATTCTATGGCTGGTTTGCCCGAGCAAAAATGGGTTTATACAAAAGATTATTTATTAAATAGACCTGAAAATAAGAAACGTCTTGGTGATAAGCAAATATCCAAGAAAGAAGAAAATGTGAAAGATCCCTCAGTGGAAAGCAAATTACCTCATATTCACCGCACAGGCAGTGGTCATTAA
- the nuoF gene encoding NADH-quinone oxidoreductase subunit NuoF, with product MPVIMNEYQGRKPDEFRILLGLEGHPDSRNIKTYIEKSNGYKALEKVLKGGMSPDDVINTVKASGLRGRGGAGFPTGLKWSFVPKGPGEKYLITNFDEGEPGTYKDCYISEVTPHSLVEGKIIAGYAIGAQKSYIYIRGEFYNEIKWCEQAIREAYDAGYLGENIMGSGFTHHMDVYSGAGAYICGEETGLISSLEGKKGQPKLKPPFPAVKGYLGKPTVVNNVESLAVVPWIIHNGPDAYKKFGTEKSPGTKLFNVSGPIARPGCYELPLGYPLMRFINEDCGGLIGGKKLKGLIPGGSSAPILTAKECENVTLDYESIAAAGSMLGSGAIIVIPEGVGMPDVLENLMDFYSHESCGQCTPCREGTGWLYKMSKSILKGNATKADFSRINTVANNMRGKTICVLSDAAADPARAIIAKFAHEFEPYLKG from the coding sequence ATGCCTGTTATCATGAACGAATACCAAGGTCGTAAGCCCGATGAGTTTCGTATTTTATTAGGTCTTGAAGGTCATCCCGATTCGCGTAATATTAAAACTTATATTGAAAAAAGTAACGGCTATAAAGCCCTTGAAAAAGTTTTAAAAGGTGGCATGTCTCCAGATGATGTCATTAATACGGTCAAAGCTTCGGGACTTCGAGGACGTGGCGGTGCCGGATTTCCCACGGGATTAAAATGGAGCTTTGTCCCTAAAGGACCTGGTGAAAAATATTTAATTACGAATTTTGATGAAGGCGAACCAGGCACTTACAAAGACTGTTATATTTCCGAAGTAACACCTCATTCGTTGGTTGAAGGGAAAATTATTGCAGGTTATGCAATAGGGGCGCAAAAAAGTTACATCTATATTCGTGGCGAATTTTATAATGAAATTAAATGGTGTGAACAAGCCATTCGTGAAGCTTATGATGCTGGATATTTAGGTGAAAATATTATGGGCTCGGGTTTTACGCATCATATGGACGTATATTCGGGAGCAGGAGCTTATATCTGTGGCGAAGAAACCGGCCTTATTTCTTCTCTGGAAGGAAAAAAAGGACAACCGAAATTAAAACCTCCTTTTCCAGCTGTGAAAGGATATTTAGGTAAGCCTACTGTTGTAAATAACGTGGAATCTTTAGCTGTTGTACCATGGATAATTCATAATGGTCCCGATGCTTACAAAAAATTTGGCACAGAAAAATCTCCTGGTACAAAATTATTCAACGTCAGCGGACCTATTGCACGTCCTGGTTGTTATGAATTGCCTTTAGGTTATCCTTTAATGCGATTTATTAATGAAGATTGTGGCGGATTAATTGGTGGAAAAAAACTAAAAGGTCTTATTCCTGGTGGGTCTTCTGCGCCTATATTAACGGCAAAAGAATGTGAAAATGTCACACTCGATTATGAATCTATTGCAGCTGCGGGCTCCATGTTAGGTTCGGGTGCTATAATTGTGATTCCTGAAGGTGTGGGAATGCCTGATGTGCTTGAAAATTTAATGGATTTTTATTCCCATGAATCTTGCGGACAATGCACTCCTTGTCGCGAAGGAACCGGTTGGCTTTATAAAATGTCAAAATCAATTTTAAAAGGAAATGCGACTAAAGCCGATTTTTCTCGCATTAATACCGTTGCAAACAATATGCGTGGAAAAACAATTTGTGTACTTTCCGACGCTGCTGCCGATCCTGCAAGAGCTATTATTGCTAAGTTTGCGCATGAATTTGAACCATATCTTAAAGGGTAA
- a CDS encoding SGNH/GDSL hydrolase family protein, translated as MKLKLFPILLSIYFCFSIRASETKLAIKNIVVFGDSLSDNGNYFNASKSTIKPMPLPPYVDGRATNGAVWVEYLAQAIGAKLEDYAYLGALTSGKNPRYPEAIELTEQIDNYLKKNKDKNLNSDNTLYVVWAGANNIFTMDFKKPLQTSKSLWNISGDIIKGVEKLKDKGARYIMVANLPDLGRIALTKDVESYKNMKWVLSTIVRIENLFIGRRVHHFNGAHKDDNIKVVLFDAKSMLINIEKNPTQFFVKNTENSCYVGVPSNTPNPNVACDTPKDHLFWDLVHPSTKIHCFAAYEIQKNLAEHDILNPPNKIQLDKCAQL; from the coding sequence ATGAAATTAAAATTATTTCCTATTCTATTGAGCATTTATTTTTGTTTTTCGATAAGAGCCTCAGAAACAAAGCTTGCTATAAAAAACATTGTCGTTTTTGGTGATAGCCTGTCAGACAATGGAAATTATTTCAATGCTTCTAAATCTACCATAAAACCCATGCCGCTGCCTCCCTATGTCGATGGACGCGCAACAAACGGTGCTGTCTGGGTAGAATACCTTGCACAAGCCATAGGCGCAAAACTTGAAGATTATGCTTATTTAGGGGCTCTCACGTCGGGAAAAAATCCCAGATACCCTGAGGCCATTGAATTAACAGAACAGATCGATAATTATTTAAAAAAAAATAAAGATAAAAATTTAAATTCAGACAACACTCTATATGTTGTTTGGGCAGGTGCAAATAATATTTTTACAATGGATTTTAAAAAACCTTTGCAAACGAGCAAATCACTTTGGAATATATCCGGAGATATTATCAAAGGGGTTGAAAAATTAAAGGACAAAGGAGCTCGTTATATCATGGTAGCAAACCTGCCTGATTTAGGTCGTATTGCACTAACAAAAGATGTGGAAAGCTACAAAAATATGAAATGGGTACTGAGTACCATTGTCCGCATTGAAAATTTATTTATTGGAAGACGTGTTCATCATTTTAATGGAGCTCATAAAGATGACAATATAAAAGTCGTACTTTTTGATGCCAAGAGCATGCTTATTAATATTGAAAAAAATCCAACTCAATTTTTTGTAAAAAACACAGAAAATTCATGTTACGTTGGCGTTCCCAGTAATACACCCAATCCTAATGTCGCTTGCGATACTCCCAAAGATCACCTTTTTTGGGATTTAGTGCATCCTTCTACAAAAATTCACTGCTTTGCCGCTTATGAAATTCAGAAAAATCTTGCCGAACATGACATACTTAACCCACCGAATAAAATACAACTTGATAAATGTGCGCAACTTTAA
- a CDS encoding leucine-rich repeat domain-containing protein, with the protein MKFLFQNKEFKNLCIISILIVTLLGCTRQFNRDDTNSGSSDIKPLLPSASINFNTDTSDVVPPLVYLLGGVALYKVDDKNDVASAPGFSGVGLVTFPAISFTANPVNSAKNMKVVTINAGQPAFCKNVVFTIANNFIYVSNPLSNKLPTMTTCTYSLTSSTFSIPANSITFTFNYTVQDWASSLGDNPDGKPSYAKLTAKRIMKYYSDKNLSDSKLDFKGQTIFDVSPFTALVKLQTLNLSDNFIQDINPLMHLTNLTSLNLFDNEIKFIPDSITKLKLNFLSFNTNSILSLSPTTYSFIKSINPDSLYGNPGTATNFGN; encoded by the coding sequence ATGAAATTTTTGTTTCAGAATAAAGAATTTAAGAATTTATGCATAATAAGTATTTTAATTGTTACACTTTTGGGTTGTACAAGACAATTTAATAGAGATGATACTAATTCTGGTAGCTCTGATATTAAGCCACTTCTTCCTAGTGCATCTATTAATTTTAATACGGATACAAGTGATGTCGTTCCTCCGCTCGTTTATTTGCTGGGCGGTGTTGCTTTATATAAAGTGGATGATAAGAATGATGTGGCAAGCGCGCCTGGATTTTCTGGAGTTGGTTTGGTAACATTTCCTGCAATTTCATTTACTGCGAATCCTGTCAATTCCGCAAAAAATATGAAAGTTGTAACTATTAATGCAGGGCAACCTGCTTTTTGTAAAAATGTTGTTTTTACTATTGCGAATAACTTCATATATGTTTCAAACCCACTTTCAAATAAACTTCCAACTATGACGACTTGTACTTACTCCCTCACTTCAAGTACTTTTTCAATTCCCGCGAATTCAATTACGTTTACCTTTAATTATACTGTGCAAGACTGGGCTTCTTCCTTAGGGGATAATCCTGATGGAAAACCTTCTTACGCAAAACTTACAGCAAAAAGAATTATGAAATATTATTCAGATAAAAATCTTTCAGATTCTAAATTAGATTTCAAAGGACAAACTATTTTCGATGTGTCTCCTTTTACTGCTTTAGTAAAGCTTCAGACATTAAATTTATCCGATAATTTTATTCAAGATATCAATCCATTGATGCATTTAACAAATCTGACATCTTTAAATCTATTTGATAATGAAATTAAATTTATTCCAGATTCTATAACAAAATTAAAATTGAATTTTTTAAGTTTTAACACAAATTCCATTTTGTCACTTTCACCCACAACCTATTCTTTTATAAAAAGTATTAATCCTGACTCTTTATATGGAAATCCAGGAACAGCAACCAATTTTGGGAATTAA
- a CDS encoding 2Fe-2S iron-sulfur cluster-binding protein codes for MSETVKLTIDGKEVTVPKGTSIIEATEILGIEIPRFCWHPGLSVAGVCRFCMVKIEGMPKLQIACNTTCTEGMKVITVSDEVKEAHKWALEFHLINHPLDCPICDQAGECELQNYYMKVGKYTSQMDEDKVLKPKALDVGDNLVLDTERCILCSRCVRFEDEVTKTSSLGIFNRGDHAVIGTFPNRKIQHNYSYNIVDICPVGAFTAKDFRFKCRVWFLSETKTVCPGCSTGCNVTLFGHKNQREYYRLKPRKNVDVNGHWMCDYGRTMYVHLNADQRMAAPSLNGKHLSWDKLKPEFTNKLSSLKGKADQVALVLSPQYTNEEYENIFNSLKSALGGMPKVYIWRDSKEVIDKFDGILMRGDLHPNTIGLKQVLEKHSINAVTLSGDFSPLASQKATLNLVFGPEIEKSYSQFANEVTRFAELSNVIYFGTTINNVTKKFALAIPTKVFAEKNGTFVNYKGITQKLKANPPVFPAMLGLEDILSEMKA; via the coding sequence ATGTCAGAAACTGTTAAGTTAACAATTGATGGCAAAGAAGTCACCGTACCAAAAGGAACTTCTATCATTGAAGCAACAGAAATATTAGGAATTGAAATTCCTCGTTTTTGTTGGCATCCCGGTCTTTCCGTTGCGGGTGTCTGCCGTTTTTGTATGGTAAAAATTGAAGGAATGCCAAAACTACAAATCGCTTGTAATACAACATGCACAGAAGGCATGAAAGTCATTACAGTCAGTGATGAAGTTAAAGAAGCTCACAAATGGGCTTTGGAATTTCATTTGATCAATCACCCACTCGATTGCCCTATTTGCGATCAAGCTGGTGAGTGTGAATTGCAAAATTATTATATGAAAGTGGGTAAGTACACTTCGCAAATGGATGAAGACAAAGTCCTGAAGCCAAAAGCTTTAGATGTTGGCGACAATCTTGTCCTCGATACAGAACGCTGTATTTTATGCTCACGTTGCGTTCGCTTTGAAGATGAAGTGACAAAAACAAGTTCCCTCGGTATTTTTAATCGCGGTGATCATGCTGTTATTGGAACATTTCCAAATCGTAAAATTCAACATAATTATAGTTATAATATTGTTGATATTTGCCCTGTTGGTGCTTTTACTGCGAAAGATTTCCGTTTTAAATGTCGTGTTTGGTTTTTAAGTGAAACTAAAACTGTATGTCCTGGTTGTTCCACGGGTTGTAACGTTACTTTATTTGGGCATAAAAATCAGCGTGAATATTATCGCTTAAAACCACGTAAAAATGTGGACGTTAATGGTCACTGGATGTGCGATTATGGTCGTACGATGTATGTTCATTTAAATGCAGATCAAAGAATGGCGGCTCCGTCTTTAAATGGCAAACACTTGTCTTGGGATAAGTTGAAACCAGAGTTTACCAATAAATTATCTTCATTAAAAGGAAAAGCGGATCAAGTGGCCTTGGTGCTTTCTCCCCAATATACCAATGAAGAATATGAAAATATTTTTAACTCATTAAAGTCCGCATTAGGTGGAATGCCAAAGGTTTATATTTGGCGTGATTCAAAAGAAGTTATAGATAAATTTGATGGTATTTTAATGCGTGGAGATTTGCATCCGAATACCATCGGTTTAAAACAAGTTCTAGAAAAGCATTCTATTAATGCTGTAACTTTAAGTGGTGACTTTTCTCCATTAGCATCACAAAAAGCGACTTTAAATTTAGTTTTTGGCCCTGAAATTGAAAAGTCTTATTCGCAATTTGCTAATGAAGTGACCCGATTTGCCGAGCTTTCTAATGTGATTTATTTTGGTACTACGATAAATAACGTAACAAAGAAGTTTGCCCTTGCGATACCGACAAAAGTATTTGCAGAAAAGAATGGGACTTTCGTGAATTATAAGGGTATCACTCAAAAGTTAAAAGCAAATCCGCCTGTGTTCCCTGCTATGCTGGGGCTCGAAGATATTTTATCAGAAATGAAAGCGTGA